A genome region from Erigeron canadensis isolate Cc75 chromosome 3, C_canadensis_v1, whole genome shotgun sequence includes the following:
- the LOC122592791 gene encoding peptide methionine sulfoxide reductase B5-like, with protein MTSSILGSITRANLLTTTTSTQLKKLKSNPIINLTKLGFCKRGFKKGIVAMAVNKSEDEWRAVLSPEQFRILRQKGTEYPGTGKYDKFYEEGVYTCAGCDTPLYKSTTKFNSGCGWPAFYEGLPGAINRHPDPDGMRVEITCAACGGHLGHVFKGEGFRTPTDERHCVNSISLKFAPGNQ; from the exons ATGACGTCGTCAATCTTAGGTTCAATAACAAGAGCTAATCTCTTAACCACCACCACAtccacacaattaaaaaaattaaagtcaaaTCCAATTATTAATTTgacaaaattagggttttgtaaaAGAGGTTTTAAAAAGGGAATAGTGGCAATGGCTGTCAacaaatctgaagatgaatgGCGTGCTGTTTTGTCTCCTGAACAGTTTCGTATTTTGAGACAAAAAGGAACTGA GTACCCCGGAACCGGAAAGTATGATAAGTTCTATGAAGAGGGAGTCTACACTTGTGCAGGGTGTGACACTCCTCTTTACAAGTCCACAACGAAGTTTAATTCTGGCTGTGGTTGGCCGGCCTTCTACGAGGGTCTCCCTGGTGCTATAAACCGTCAT CCTGATCCAGATGGAATGAGGGTGGAAATTACATGTGCAGCTTGTGGTGGACATCTTGGACATGTTTTCAAAGGGGAAGGTTTTCGCACCCCAACAGATGAGCGGCATTGTGTCAATAGCATATCCCTCAAGTTTGCGCCTGGGAATCAATAG
- the LOC122593057 gene encoding uncharacterized protein LOC122593057 has protein sequence MSLLHIHHSLVPQTHLTNSSKKTFIKPQISCSSSSSNSINDMNLSKDLSIEIKKIKTQMAQSQEAMKTSRKLLYTEMCNYLGIGQEELKRKWEKMEEADKWVLAQEFVSDWGSNFHPLSAKSVKELVDQYVFRDDNDANKKVNDDDDGDGDSSFVLFSGLKKLMGFPDSI, from the coding sequence ATGTCTCTACTTCATATTCATCATTCTCTTGTTCCCCAAACACACCTCACAAATTCCTCAAAAAAAACCTTCATAAAACCCCAAATTTCCTGCTCAAGTTCAAGCTCAAACTCTATAAATGACATGAATTTATCAAAGGATTTATCAATAGagataaaaaagattaaaaccCAGATGGCACAGTCTCAAGAAGCCATGAAAACAAGCAGAAAACTATTATATACAGAAATGTGTAATTATCTGGGAATAGGCCAAGAAGAGCTAAAAAGGAAATGGGAGAAAATGGAGGAAGCTGATAAGTGGGTTTTGGCTCAAGAGTTTGTTTCTGATTGGGGGTCTAATTTCCATCCATTATCTGCTAAATCTGTTAAAGAATTAGTTGATCAGTATGTGTTTCGTGACGATAATGATGCGaataaaaaagttaatgatgatgatgatggtgatggtgattcTTCTTTTGTATTGTTTAGTGGTTTGAAAAAACTTATGGGGTTTCCTGATAGTATATGA
- the LOC122591831 gene encoding disease resistance-like protein DSC1 — protein sequence MTSLETLILSSCKSLKMLPEVSPCMEKLSKIYLDQCGQIEELPPSITSLSGLSLLNLTNCTNLKNIPNSICELKNLKSLHLHNCGKLQKVPEDFKSMQNLEELLLGLSEMWDYERLPDFIGFHTVKSLFCLKKLDLSWRQIEEKDFPQNLHAFSHLEELHLSGNSRLTQLPAGISDLPRLKLLELNKCDKLQNLHSLPSGIQVLKARGCRSLEKIGDLTKEYEWLYKIWLLDCHKLLECQETEGHLDKMLHQSFLKKCAAVNHRLSIAIPGTNMPSWLKEEWYGCSIVLKLPPKCHTQIMGFAVCGVFHGSWQSKHASPRIIFKIVNDEKAIPIQKVVSVSASAAADNGNVWISYIPFDFFQQMYHDFQPEDWSHIEGTLVMTLMTTDNNKSVRCAAQIVYREDLENLQPMTTCISDYGNLVQVSGNDCQKHLDYDRRVSGNTYVSQEKSDEKNSNQIPVRSGTSRSPFMYDISAILCK from the exons ATGACATCGTTAGAGACTTTAATTCTTTCCTCTTGCAAGAGTCTTAAAATGCTCCCAGAAGTCTCCCCGTGTATGGAGaagttatcaaaaatatatcttgATCAATGTGGTCAGATAGAGGAACTGCCACCGTCAATTACAAGTTTGTCTGGGCTATCGTTATTGAATCTGACAAACTGTACGAACCTCAAGAACATTCCAAACTCTATATGTGAGTTAAAAAATCTCAAGAGCCTTCATCTTCACAACTGTGGGAAACTGCAAAAAGTGCCAGAGGACTTCAAAAGCATGCAAAACTTAGAAGAGCTTTTGCTAGGACTCTCTGAGATGTGGGACTATGAAAGGCTGCCAGATTTCATCGGTTTTCATACTGTGAAAAGtttgttttgcttgaaaaaATTAGATCTCAGTTGGAGacaaattgaagaaaaagaCTTCCCTCAAAATCTTCATGCATTTTCCCACTTGGAAGAGTTACATCTGAGTGGAAACTCGAGATTAACTCAATTGCCTGCTGGCATCTCTGATCTTCCTCGTCTTAAACTTTTAGAGTTGAATAAGTGTGACAAGCTTCAAAATCTGCATTCTTTACCATCAGGAATACAAGTATTGAAGGCACGAGGTTGCAGATCACTGGAAAAGATTGGAGATTTAACAAAAGAGTATGAGTGGCTATATAAGATATGGCTCCTAGACTGCCACAAACTACTAGAGTGTCAAGAGACTGAAGGACACCTTGATAAGATGTTGCACCAATCTTTTCTTAAG AAGTGTGCTGCAGTAAATCATCGATTAAGTATTGCTATTCCTGGAACAAATATGCCAAGCTGGTTGAAAGAAGAATGGTATGGGTGCAGTATAGTGTTGAAGTTACCCCCCAAATGTCATACCCAAATAATGGGGTTTGCAGTATGTGGTGTTTTTCATGGGAGCTGGCAGTCGAAACATGCCTCTCCACGGATCATCTTTAAAATTGTTAATGATGAAAAAGCCATTCCCATACAAAAGGTTGTTTCTGTTAGTGCATCTGCAGCAGCTGATAATGGGAATGTATGGATCAGCTATATACCATTCGATTTCTTTCAGCAGATGTATCATGACTTTCAACCTGAGGATTGGTCGCATATCGAAGGTACTCTTGTCATGACTCTTATGACAACAGACAATAATAAATCTGTAAGATGTGCAGCCCAAATAGTGTACAGAGAAGATTTGGAAAACCTCCAACCTATGACAACATGTATATCTGATTATGGGAACTTGGTGCAAGTTAGTGGTAACGATTGTCAGAAGCATCTCGACTATGATAGGAGAGTCTCTGGAAATACTTACGTTTCTCAAGAAAAGTCTGATGAAAAGAATTCAAACCAGATCCCTGTAAGATCTGGAACATCCCGAAGTCCCTTCATGTATGACATATCAGCCATCCTTTGCAAGTAG
- the LOC122591832 gene encoding disease resistance protein Roq1-like — MASDCDSSSSSKTNENWTYDVFLSFRGKDTRNSFVDHLYAALSHKNVYAFKDEMIHRGKLISPELLKAIEESRYAVVVFSENYANSSWCLEELAKIMECHKRMGQKVLPVFYHVNPSDVRGLKGKFAEAFQRRGKKFKRDPNKLHSWKEALVAASNISGLHYSKSDGGESEFISKIVQDILCNIKPYGMENNLIGIESHMDALNSLLDINATEEVRVVGILGMGGIGKTTIAQAIFQRIAYKFEGSSFLEDVRENGSNKKDICALQEKILRDILMRHDFNIDYPYQGAEMIQRRLSNKKLLLVLDDLNTVQQKDYLAASPEWFGKGSRIIITTRDEHMLSDAHVTHKPNLLSMDQAVQLFSWHAFRRNSPPEMYKELSYRAIRYTGYLPLALKVLGSFFYGRHNLNVWESALNRLAKAPNIEIFETLKLSFDGLNFIDKKIFLDIACFFKGKDEEHVTRILDSFGFDSALGITVLIERSLITISKKRLDMHDLIQEMGQQVARETFSNSRIWQIEEMHHLMRNRKLEAIEAIVLRDNEYNVDHYDEKLCFRTEIFRSMENLRLLDIDSKFPSHEPTFLPSELQWLCWHGYSFRSLPVECMRKLVGLQMVNSAIQHLWEGRKVLKHETNC; from the exons ATGGCTTCTGATTGTgactcttcttcatcttccaaaacaaatgaaaattggACATATGATGTGTTTTTAAGCTTTAGAGGGAAGGACACTCGAAACAGTTTTGTAGATCATCTATATGCAGCTCTAAGTCATAAGAACGTATATGCGTTCAAAGACGAGATGATCCATAGAGGAAAACTGATATCCCCAGAATTGTTGAAAGCGATTGAAGAATCAAGGTATGCAGTGGTTGTTTTCTCGGAAAATTATGCAAACTCTTCATGGTGTTTGGAAGAGCTTGCCAAAATTATGGAATGCCATAAACGGATGGGACAAAAGGTGTTGCCAGTGTTCTACCATGTGAATCCATCAGATGTGCGAGGCCTGAAAGGAAAGTTCGCTGAAGCCTTTCAACGGCGCGGGAAAAAGTTCAAAAGAGATCCTAACAAACTGCATTCTTGGAAGGAAGCTTTGGTCGCAGCTTCAAACATATCTGGCTTGCATTACTCTAAATCAGATGG TGGTGAATCTGAATTTATCAGCAAGATTGTTCAGGACATCTTATGCAATATAAAACCTTATGGGATGGAGAATAATCTAATCGGTATTGAGTCTCATATGGATGCATTAAATTCTCTATTAGATATAAATGCAACTGAAGAGGTGCGAGTGGTAGGGATATTGGGAATGGGCGGGATTGGTAAGACAACTATTGCTCAAGCTATATTTCAGAGAATTGCTTATAAGTTTGAGGGTAGTAGCTTTCTTGAAGATGTAAGAGAAAATGGTTCTAACAAGAAAGATATATGTGCCTTACAAGAGAAGATTCTAAGAGATATTTTAATGCGGCATGACTTCAATATTGACTATCCTTATCAAGGAGCAGAAATGATACAAAGAAGACTTTCCAATaaaaagcttcttcttgttctGGATGATCTGAATACTGTTCAGCAAAAAGATTACCTTGCTGCAAGCCCCGAGTGGTTTGGAAAAGGAAGTCGAATCATCATAACCACTAGGGATGAGCATATGTTGTCTGATGCACATGTGACGCATAAACCAAATCTTCTATCTATGGATCAAGCTGTCCAGCTCTTCAGTTGGCATGCTTTTAGAAGAAATAGCCCACCAGAAATGTACAAGGAGCTGTCATATCGTGCTATACGCTACACTGGGTATCTCCCTTTAGCCTTGAAAGTGTTAGGTTCTTTCTTCTATGGGAGGCACAACTTAAATGTGTGGGAAAGTGCATTAAATAGACTAGCCAAAGCACCAAATATTGAGATTTTTGAGACATTGAAATTAAGTTTTGATGGATTGAATTTTATTgataagaaaatatttttggacATTGCATGTTTTTTCAAGGGCAAGGATGAAGAACATGTAACTAGAATACTTGATAGCTTTGGTTTTGACTCCGCGTTAGGAATTACTGTTCTCATTGAAAGGTCTCTTATAACCATTTCAAAGAAAAGGCTAGACATGCATGACCTCATACAAGAAATGGGACAACAAGTAGCCCGTGAAACTTTCTCTAATAGTAGGATTTGGCAGATCGAAGAAATGCATCATCTCATGAGAAACCGA AAACTAGAAGCAATTGAAGCCATAGTTCTGCGAGACAATGAATACAATGTCGACCACTATGATGAGAAGCTGTGTTTTAGAACTGAAATTTTTAGAAGCATGGAAAATCTTCGACTTCTCGATATTGACTCAAAGTTCCCATCCCATGAACCTACCTTTCTCCCTTCTGAGTTACAATGGCTTTGTTGGCATGGATACTCATTTCGTTCCCTGCCAGTGGAGTGTATGCGTAAGCTTGTTGGGCTTCAAATGGTAAATAGTGCCATTCAACATTTGTGGGAAGGGCGAAAGGTATTAAAACATGAAACCAATTGCTGA
- the LOC122593369 gene encoding protein trichome birefringence-like 12, producing the protein MATKLRSSLFTWLILTTILFTIFYSKLLPFFPNPKTPSLPPIPCNLFTGKWVFDPTRKKPIYDETCPFQRNSWNCIRNQRDNMDLITSWKWVPEKCELFEIDPVEFMSVMRDKSIGFVGDSLNENFVVSLLCILRVADLGAKKWKRKGAWRGAYFPKFNVTVGYHRAVLLAKYEWQPKQSDINEGDEMKGVHRVDVDIPAKDWADIDGFYDVLIFNTGHWWGYDKFPKESPLAFYEGGKPIVPAPDMMNGLQIVLKHMAAHIEKEFPRTLKFWRLQSPRHFHGGDWNQNGSCLFDEPLKKSELDLWFAPSNNGVNKEARLINQLIIKALQETDIELLDLTLMSEFRVDAHPATWLGKKDAVSIWGQDCMHWCLPGVPDTWVNVLWQLMRYRLGTRYS; encoded by the exons ATGGCTACTAAACTACGTTCATCACTCTTTACATGGTTAATCCTCACAACAATTTTATTTACTATATTCTACTCAAAGCTACTCCCTTTTTTCCCAAATCCAAAAACCCCATCTTTACCTCCAATACCCTGCAACCTTTTCACAGGCAAATGGGTTTTTGACCCGACCCGAAAAAAGCCCATTTATGATGAAACTTGCCCGTTTCAAAGAAACTCATGGAATTGCATAAGAAACCAAAGAGACAATATGGATTTGATCACTTCTTGGAAATGGGTGCCCgaaaaatgtgaactttttgaGATTGACCCGGTCGAGTTTATGAGTGTGATGAGGGATAAAAGTATTGGGTTTGTTGGGGATTCTTTGAATGAGAATTTTGTAGTGAGTTTGTTGTGTATACTTAGAGTTGCTGATTTGGGTGCTAAGAAATGGAAAAGGAAAGGGGCTTGGAGAGGAGCTTATTTTCCTAAGTTTAATGTTACGGTTGGATATCATCGTGCGGTTTTGTTAGCGAAATACGA GTGGCAGCCAAAACAGTCAGACATCAATGAGGGAGATGAAATGAAGGGAGTTCATCGTGTAGATGTGGATATTCCTGCAAAAGATTGGGCAGATATCGATGGATTTTATGATGTTCTCATTTTCAATACGGGACACTG GTGGGGTTATGATAAGTTCCCAAAAGAGTCGCCTCTTGCTTTCTACGAAGGGGGGAAACCAATAGTTCCTGCTCCAGATATGATGAATGGGCTTCAAATTGTACTAAAACACATGGCTGCTCATATTGAAAAGGAATTCCCTAGAACACTAAAATTTTGGCGGCTACAATCACCTAGGCACTTTCATGGGGGTGATTGGAATCAAAACGGAAGTTGCTTGTTTGATGAACCCCTTAAAAAATCTGAG CTTGACTTGTGGTTTGCTCCCAGCAATAATGGAGTCAACAAAGAAGCAAGACtaataaatcaactaattaTCAAGGCACTGCAAGAAACAGATATTGAACTACTTGACCTGACTCTTATGAGTGAGTTCAGAGTGGATGCGCATCCAGCCACTTGGCTGGGAAAAAAGGATGCCGTGTCCATATGGGGACAGGACTGCATGCATTGGTGCCTACCCGGTGTCCCAGACACTTGGGTGAATGTCTTGTGGCAACTTATGCGTTATAGGTTAGGGACAAGGTATTCATGA
- the LOC122591833 gene encoding ATP-dependent DNA helicase PIF1-like, translated as MLLFCEVSSPINLWNAHWEDFCEDILYRKRKLFMFPGLQLSDEQKKNYCLMDIQDLLHKNRKSLEDYPDLPKPDPALVTNDDNRLIREELTYNRMAEAAEHEQLYASLNSDQHSIYEQVLKSVHTKTGGFYFVYGPGGTGKTFLYKAIITRLRSEGLIVLAVASSGIAALLLPGGRTAHSRFVIPLELFETSTCGIKQNTHLAELLQQVKLIIWDEAPMCQRYAFEALHKSLKDILGYKDPTNRTRIFGGVTVLLGGDFRQILLVIPKGKRQEIVQACINKSELWKQCQMFTLTRSMRVNELTTSGDIDTRKQQFNKWVLDVGDGAVPAKAKPGEDEPTWIKIPQNFIIDYTTSPIDEIISETFPDFLERQDDEEYLRERAILTPKNDDADEINETMLNKLNRPGKTYKSSDEVCKASTDSTEQESLYPVEFLNTLTFPGMPPHELHVKEGLPVMLLRNVNPAQGLCNGTRLLITGLGRFIIKARIITGSNIGDTALIPRITLSSTKSKWPFILKRRQFPIKPCYAMTINKSQGQSLNFVGLYLPKPVFSHGQLYVAHPRVTTPEGFKVLMIEDNDTNLKHHTRNIVYKEVFNNLFN; from the exons ATGCTGCTGTTTTGTGAGGTCAGTAGTCCTATTAATTTGTGGAACGCCCATTGGGAAGACTTCTGTGAGGATATTTTGTATAGAAAGCGAAAGCTTTTCATGTTCCCTGGATTGCAGCTTTCAGATGAGCAGAAAAAGAACTACTGTTTAATGGACATTCAAGATCTGCTCCACAAAAACAGAAAATCCCTCGAAGATTATCCAGATCTTCCAAAACCTGATCCAGCCTTAGTAACTAATGACGACAACCGCTTGATAAGAGAAGAGTTGACGTACAATCGAATGGCTGAAGCGGCGGAGCATGAACAGCTTTATGCAAGCCTGAACTCTGATCAACATTCTATATATGAGCAGGTTCTGAAATCTGTTCACACTAAAACGGGAGGCTTCTATTTTGTGTATGGCCCAGGAGGTACAGGAAAGACATTCTTATACAAGGCAATCATTACACGACTAAGATCCGAAGGATTGATTGTCCTGGCAGTAGCATCATCAG GAATTGCTGCGCTGCTACTTCCTGGAGGTAGGACAGCACATAGTCGGTTTGTTATACCCTTGGAGCTTTTTGAAACCAGCACATGTGGgataaaacaaaacacacatcTGGCAGAGCTATTGCAGCAGGTAAAACTAATTATATGGGATGAGGCACCCATGTGTCAACGGTATGCTTTCGAGGCACTACACAAATCCTTAAAAGATATTCTAGGTTACAAGGACCCCACAAACAGAACACGTATATTTGGGGGCGTGACAGTTTTACTAGGTGGAGATTTCCGACAGATTTTGCTTGTTATACCCAAAGGTAAGAGACAAGAAATTGTGCAAGCGTGCATCAACAAGTCTGAATTATGGAAACAGTGTCAGATGTTCACTCTAACACGAAGCATGAGAGTAAATGAGCTGACTACATCTGGAGACATTGACACTCGGAAGCAACAGTTTAACAAATGGGTCCTAGATGTCGGTGATGGGGCTGTACCTGCAAAAGCAAAACCAGGGGAAGACGAGCCCACTTGGATTAAAATCCCTCAGAACTTCATCATCGACTATACAACGTCTCCAATTGATGAAATTATTTCAGAGACCTTCCCAGACTTTCTGGAAagacaagatgatgaagaatatTTAAGGGAAAGAGCTATCCTGACCCCCAAAAATGATGATGCGGATGAGATAAACGAGACTATGCTTAACAAACTTAACCGTCCAGGCAAGACCTACAAAAGCTCGGATGAAGTATGCAAAGCGTCTACTGATAGTACAGAACAAGAATCATTGTACCCGGTTGAGTTTTTAAACACCTTAACTTTCCCTGGTATGCCACCACATGAGTTGCATGTGAAAGAAGGGCTACCAGTCATGCTTTTGCGGAATGTGAATCCAGCACAGGGCTTATGCAACGGTACACGTCTTCTGATTACTGGGTTGGGCAGGTTCATTATTAAAGCCAGAATCATAACCGGATCAAACATTGGAGACACAGCCTTAATACCAAGAATCACTCTGTCCTCAACAAAAAGCAAATGGCCATTCATACTTAAAAGGCGACAATTCCCGATAAAACCGTGCTACGCCATGACTATTAACAAAAGTCAGGGACAATCACTGAATTTCGTTGGCCTTTACTTGCCGAAACCAGTTTTCAGCCACGGACAACTCTATGTTGCTCATCCTAGAGTAACAACACCCGAAGGTTTTAAGGTCCTCATGATCGAAGACAACGACACAAACCTCAAACATCATACAAGAAACATTGTATACAAAGAGGTCTTCAACAACTTATTTAACTGA
- the LOC122591834 gene encoding uncharacterized protein LOC122591834 → MKSSKQPKGCYLKLIANNSGYLFADGSHAICTLHEKVRKVDGTETMICGMKLKPNDTSWPFIFGSSCVGIQHDGDDLLCGMKDLESYGVCLHSCNTRMPDGKVQSFCGLKLLSDFNLLIAMKQTNAAVTDTALKTTPEENQGKLFRMEVTADKVTYPFIHECNEVIIFSQKISIHTGKEITLCGLKLIPITSPYPCKEESHLVAVQAQKFKRQNGEDQMFCGLIVTPDKQASLFAIGCFHTGMAGWKRKTVQKRPTDSTISQGTTVQELPQRDREKSAADYETTPGSITATGQTTYTVTRPASNTSGVDPPALNFGPPSYNCPTCNAVMWYEERSKSTPVSEPISFSSCCQNGKILLEPLRNTPEPLKRLLDYDQAGTSTFRDNIRTYNSMFCFTSFGAQIDNSINQGRGVYTFRISGQNYHRIGSLLPSDGAEPRYAQLYFFDTQNEIKHRISAIVGKGKTNSKIDEAIVGSLMDMLNEHNCVAKAFRMARDWCLANEDHPCELRLLAQRSTLRQYSTPNVSEIAALVTNDFGVSSEPRDIVVSTTNGFLQRISELHPLYMALQYPLLFPYGESGYHEAIPYFSNTGRRKTKRTCLTMREFYCYRIHYRPNEGTTLLRGGRLYQQYLVDSYTAAEEQRLRYVRTHQTELRVELYDSVCDAVTRGDTNEKALGQRIVLPASFTGSPRYMVQNYQDAMALCRKFGNPDLFITFTANPKWPEVGHMLSFIPGQKSHDRAEDMARVFKMKLDDMMYDIMKNNVFGQALAGVHTIEFQKRGLPHAHILIWLDEKAKCKTPADIDDIISAEIPLESIDPRGYKAVTDYMLHGPCGPDAKDASCMNMGKCMKHFPKPFYQETTIDEDGYAVYRRRKTNNIVVKYKIPLDNRFVVPYNRYLLLKYDAHINVEWCNRSKAIKYLFKYLNKGPDRATIVFHDNLKEDGKTQSTIITKVDEVKNYLDCRYLSPCEAVWHLFALDIHYCKPSVVKLTYHLPEKHTLTLHDSESLPALLRRPGIKDTMFTKWFELNRREKHARQYKYSEIPSEYVWVSKDKYWEKRRRRKNTVGRIVYCHSAAGPRYYLRMLLNVVKGPQSYKNLKTVNGRVCESFKEACYAYGLLNDDREWSEAIT, encoded by the exons ATGAAAAGTAGTAAGCAACCAAAAGGCTGCTATCTTAAACTCATAGCAAATAATAGTGGATACTTATTTGCAGATGGAAGTCATGCTATATGTACTCTACATGAGAAAGTCAGAAAGGTAGATGGTACAGAGACAATGATTTGCGGCATGAAACTGAAGCCAAACGACACATCATGGCCATTTATATTTGGAAGTAGTTGTGTAGGGATACAACACGATGGGGATGACCTCTTATGTGGAATGAAAGACCTGGAAAGTTATGGTGTTTGCTTACATTCATGTAACACTAGAATGCCAGACGGTAAAGTACAATCATTCTGCGGATTGAAGCTGCTATCGgactttaatttattaatagcCATGAAACAAACGAATGCTGCTGTTACAGATACAGCCCTAAAAACCACCCCAGAAGAAAACCAGGGAAAACTGTTTCGTATGGAAGTCACGGCTGATAAGGTTACATATCCATTCATACACGAATGTAATGAAGTTATTATATTTTCACAGAAGATTAGTATCCACACCGGAAAAGAAATAACTTTATGTGGACTGAAACTAATACCAATAACTTCACCATATCCATGTAAAGAGGAGTCTCACTTAGTTGCTGTACAGGCCCAGAAGTTTAAGAGGCAAAACGGTGAAGACCAAATGTTTTGTGGGTTAATAGTAACTCCAGACAAACAAGCATCGCTGTTTGCAATAG GTTGTTTCCACACAGGCATGGCCGGCTGGAAAAGGAAAACTGTGCAAAAGAGACCTACTG ACTCCACCATCTCACAAGGAACCACTGTTCAGGAACTACCACAGCGTGATCGGGAAAAAAGTGCCGCCGATTATGAAACCACTCCCGGTTCAATAACCGCAACAG GTCAGACAACCTACACGGTCACAAGACCGGCTTCCAACACATCAG GTGTGGATCCCCCTGCCCTTAATTTTGGCCCCCCATCGTATAATTGCCCAACATGTAATGCGGTTATGTGGTATGAAGAAAGAAGTAAAAGCACCCCTGTATCTGAACCAATTTCATTCTCATCGTGTTGCCAAAATGGGAAAATTTTGTTGGAACCCTTACGTAATACACCTGAACCTCTTAAAAGGTTGTTGGATTATGATCAGGCCGGTACATCAACCTTCCGTGACAACATTAGAACTTACAACAGTATGTTTTGCTTCACATCTTTCGGGGCTCAAATTGATAATTCCATCAACCAGGGAAGAGGTGTCTATACCTTTAGAATAAGCGGCCAAAACTATCATCGAATCGGTTCGTTGCTTCCTTCAGATGGGGCTGAACCCAGATATGCAcagctttacttctttgacacccaaaatgaaataaaacatCGAATTTCGGCAATAGTAGGGAAGGGCAAAACTAACAGTAAAATTGATGAAGCTATCGTCGGAAGCCTCATGGATATGCTTAATGAACATAATTGTGTAGCCAAGGCATTTCGTATGGCACGCGATTGGTGTTTAGCAAATGAAGATCATCCATGCGAATTACGTTTGCTTGCACAGAGATCCACTTTACGACAATATAGCACCCCAAATGTTTCTGAAATTGCTGCCTTGGTAACTAACGATTTTGGGGTGAGTTCTGAGCCTCGAGATATTGTAGTCAGCACCACTAACGGGTTCCTACAAAGAATCTCAGAATTGCATCCACTATACATGGCCTTACAATATCCGTTGCTTTTTCCTTATGGTGAATCTGGATATCATGAAGCAATCCCATATTTCTCAAACACTGGTAGGAGGAAAACAAAGAGGACATGCTTGACAATGCGAGAGTTCTATTGTTACAGAATTCATTATCGACCTAATGAAGGAACAACTTTGTTAAGAGGCGGCCGTCTCTATCAACAATACTTGGTGGATTCTTATACTGCAGCTGAAGAACAACGACTCCGATATGTCAGGACTCATCAGACTGAACTTAGGGTAGAACTATATGACAGTGTGTGTGACGCAGTCACACGCGGTGACACAAACGAAAAGGCACTTGGTCAACGAATAGTTTTACCCGCGAGTTTCACAGGAAGCCCCAGGTATATGGTGCAAAATTATCAGGACGCCATGGCCCTATGCAGGAAATTTGGAAACCCGGATCTGTTCATAACCTTTACCGCAAATCCCAAATGGCCCGAAGTTGGCCATATGTTATCATTCATTCCGGGACAGAAGTCTCATGATCGTGCAGAAGATATGGCTCGTGTGTTTAAAATGAAACTCGACGACATGATGTATGATATCATGAAGAACAATGTTTTTGGGCAGGCCTTGGCAG GTGTGCACACAATCGAGTTCCAGAAGCGTGGACTCCCACATGCTCATATTCTAATATGGCTAGACGAAAAGGCAAAATGCAAAACCCCGGCTGATATAGATGACATAATTTCTGCGGAGATCCCTTTGGAATCTATTGATCCAAGAGGATATAAGGCTGTGACTGATTACATGCTACACGGACCGTGCGGCCCGGACGCTAAAGATGCGTCATGTATGAACATGGGGAAGTGCATGAAACATTTCCCAAAACCATTTTATCAGGAAACAACAATCGATGAAGATGGCTATGCTGTTTATCGTAGAAGGAAGACGAACAATATTGTCGTAAAATACAAAATCCCCCTTGATAACCGATTTGTAGTCCCATACAATAGATACTTGCTCCTCAAATATGATGCACACATAAATGTCGAGTGGTGCAACAGATCTAAGGCAATAAAATACTTATTCAAGTATTTAAACAAAGGTCCCGATAGAGCGACAATTGTTTTTCATGATAATCTGAAGGAAGATGGCAAAACACAGTCCACAATTATTACCAAGGTTGATGAAGTCAAGAATTACCTCGATTGCCGTTATTTATCACCATGTGAGGCAGTGTGGCATTTGTTTGCACTTGACATACACTACTGTAAACCATCAGTGGTAAAACTAACCTACCACCTTCCTGAAAAACACACCCTCACACTACACGACTCGGAAAGCCTACCTGCTTTACTTAGGAGGCCAGGAATCAAGGATACAATGTTCACCAAATGGTTTGAGCTGAACAGGAGAGAGAAGCACGCCAGACAATACAAATATTCGGAAATCCCATCCGAATATGTATGGGTTAGTAAAGATAAATATTGGGAAaaaaggaggaggagaaagaacACCGTTGGACGGATTGTGTACTGCCATTCTGCCGCAGGGCCCAGGTACTATTTGAGGATGTTGCTAAACGTGGTCAAAGGACCACAGAGTTATAAAAACCTGAAGACAGTCAATGGGAGGGTGTGTGAATCATTTAAGGAAGCATGCTATGCATATGGATTGCTAAATGATGATCGCGAGTGGAGTGAAGCAATTACATAA